One Pristiophorus japonicus isolate sPriJap1 chromosome 19, sPriJap1.hap1, whole genome shotgun sequence genomic window carries:
- the LOC139229785 gene encoding interferon-induced very large GTPase 1-like — protein sequence MDGFNTPLTIIDNSSCKIRASGNTDDIEMEGSRENIEGQEDNQPTDQPETEGYDIAARTETPGSNETKKDAEDKKVQLEKKNSDNGSGSDNVKEDPLSNREPTVQEPDVTNDKVEEDLSESPQDKAEPFPRGSELRESPSKPVEDNDPKHESGDEKSAVDVEGPAQADISPPVSSVSAADVERCTEPFCVQDFLTELGLDSKKLSLSDVLDISAEALQNKLPASPQDIPGYFLRNLMMFNSKSRNFNYTLTRTEDQSEKQETEDLDFLGLDEPSDDSYHPLDIIAAIFLRADPFLQQELMLKMSLCQFALPLLLPDGNKGCTFLLWAMRSIVKRWRPLSLRASAGFKETNVVIECMPTFSFIRLGSCSISKSKILNEVLSTSEQHHNFFVHSNMECGNLPRKISSGLVELCWYLPSGSEDLDLFPEPMAVLNLRGDAREFHRQAQFVARASSALFVFVNNMDRETNDSLSSFAESTTNLFIILSGRDVTDETRSHVKTLISSSVVKKNQFLTLGRKNDAEFAQTLRSTLQEMAEINSQQTEGHPITASQTPGNRLEEMAVIARELGIEVDEDDEQSSQSQTTSKEILHSIGTKGIEKFKKMKMTFQGDIWQKLSKLEKESCRLKKRGQMSVNEYLNELEGKQSQLRNEQRKKGVSADMKAFITALTDRPGDERKHFLQWMKFGLDFSSRETVSALREKYKAIYEKSQDESTDQRGAAATWKQLQELDRQISSSSLGLEHFMREIGLIYEMLINQNNQTEEEEGIVQQLPSIAADLMLDGFPLELIDGDVSNIPLQWVTAVLKKVEHKVGRETRVFVLTVLGVQSTGKSTLLNTMFGLQFAVSSGRCTRGAFMQLIKITGELQTELGCGYIMVIDTEGLKAPELTNIDGSYEHDNELATLVIGLSDVTLVNMAMENSTEMKDVLQIAVHAFIRMKEVGKRPVCYFVHQNVSDVSAHDQNMRGRKHLLEQLDIMTRAAAKMEKQDRRFAKFSDVLDYDAKENNWNIPGLWHGNPPMAAVNPGYSQKVFELKKMLIKYLTNHQNKRKFSTISEFIEWTKSLWKAVKYENFIFSFRNSLVAEAYKELSVKYTDLEWELRREIHSFVEMAENKIFNAKDDPESVAQSLKRDRVLFLEEKKQKTLQELEDYFSTGNNANLVEKYRSDFVSSIESVIIERAIYVNSKSDEAVQRWRGMQKLNDIKASYQSRIEEQVNELLQKCRQEKKGMDDTKLRAVFESMWDGTLSTLTHGPRKTINIAGDMETSLMQNMPAHGRLLHEKLARKNLQVERIEFRVNKNHIDMNPDDGEKQIFSFTNMVRNFFQQTSNDLQRAQQRVQWWMHECREHVEQIARKNHDYDSTYFGELLRLVDGKIQEHENEEFTFNENFRAEFSIHICSLATERFQVMQDRFWKKNDALQLLQHEKESYYKSFKNIYQEKDQTKQGAESFCKSCLEPALLNAVNKKLGPEIVQHVRYQGKGGKFKFRKNFQVALMLHLKEVDNFEEYYRYIQRTVPFEQAWLRKQVTQYCEAPSGERPLLCSLALDILKRFIILVKETINGVTTQTNEAAVRCVIRALKEKLGSEIQIPGVQLAAITFRSTNINLEHFTRELASFVCKVEDSLTEHINSWGSDIGAKIKTLSIDPATELYTMLSGCGARCPFCGVLCDCTNATHSQHSAEYHRPEGLAGYHEITSRKLVTENCTRLVASDSTFRNKDTNGEFWPYKNYRDLGERYSCWNITADTTIETSAFWKWVFYKYNQQFAQKYTVKPANPIISWDLSWDKIREDIEDKYNVKIDEFY from the exons ACAACTCTTCTTGCAAAATCAGAGCCTCAGGGAACACTGACGATATAGAAATGGAGGGGAGCAGAGAAAACATCGAGGGACAAGAAGATAATCAGCCGACAGATCAGCCAGAAACGGAAG GTTATGACATTGCAGCACGAACTGAGACCCCCGGTAGCAATGAAACCAAAAAAGATGCTGAAGACAAGAAAGTACAATTGGAAAAGAAGAACAGTGATAACGGAAGTGGGAGCGACAATGTCAAAGAGG ATCCATTGTCGAATAGGGAGCCCACCGTTCAGGAGCCCGATGTCACCAATGATAAAGTGGAAGAAGATCTGTCCGAGTCCCCACAAGACAAAGCAGAGCCTTTTCCCAGAGGCTCAGAGCTCAGGGAAAGTCCAAGTAAGCCTGTGGAAGATAATGATCCCAAGCACGAATCCGGGGATGAAAAATCAGCTGTGGATGTGGAAGGTCCAGCCCAAGCAGATATTTCACCTCCTGTAAGCAGCGTTTCTGCAGCAGATGTCGAAAGGTGCACTGAGCCGTTTTGTGTTCAAGACTTTCTAACGGAGTTGGGATTGGACAGCAAGAAGCTGTCGCTCAGCGATGTGCTCGATATCAGCGCAGAGGCGCTTCAAAATAAGCTGCCGGCTTCACCTCAGGATATTCCAGGGTATTTTCTCCGGAATTTAATGATGTTCAATTCAAAATCAAGAAACTTCAATTACACATTGACACGGACAGAAGATCAATCAGAGAAACAAGAAACAGAGGACTTGGACTTTCTCGGTCTGGATGAGCCATCTGATGATTCATACCATCCCTTGGATATCATTGCGGCTATTTTCCTGCGTGCAGACCCATTCCTACAGCAGGAGCTGATGCTGAAGATGTCTCTGTGCCAGTTCGCTTTGCCGCTATTACTGCCTGATGGTAACAAGGGCTGCACCTTCCTACTGTGGGCTATGCGCTCCATTGTAAAGAGGTGGCGCCCGCTCTCACTCCGAGCAAGTGCGGGCTTTAAGGAAACAAACGTGGTGATTGAGTGCATGCCGACATTTTCCTTCATTCGACTCGGTTCCTGCTCCATCTCCAAATCTAAGATTCTAAATGAAGTCCTCAGCACCTCCGAGCAACACCACAATTTCTTCGTCCATTCCAATATGGAGTGTGGGAATTTACCTCGAAAGATCTCCAGCGGCCTCGTCGAGTTGTGCTGGTACCTGCCCAGTGGGAGTGAAGATTTGGATCTCTTCCCGGAGCCAATGGCTGTATTAAATCTTCGAGGGGATGCTAGGGAGTTCCACAGACAGGCTCAATTCGTGGCAAGGGCTTCTTCGGCTCTTTTTGTTTTTGTCAATAACATGGACAGAGAGACCAATGACAGCCTCAGCTCCTTTGCCGAGTCCACAACAAATCTATTCATAATTTTATCTGGTAGGGACGTGACTGACGAAACAAGAAGCCATGTGAAGACTTTAATTTCATCATCGGTTGTGAAGAAGAATCAATTTCTAACATTAGGTAGGAAGAACGATGCAGAGTTCGCACAGACGCTTCGATCCACATTGCAAGAAATGGCTGAAATCAACAGTCAGCAGACTGAGGGACACCCAATCACTGCATCCCAAACCCCCGGAAACAGACTGGAGGAAATGGCAGTAATCGCCAGGGAGTTGGGGATTGAAGTAGATGAGGATGACGAGCAAAGTTCACAAAGCCAAACAACATCAAAAGAAATCCTTCATTCCATTGGAACCAAAGGGATTGAGAAATTCAAAAAGATGAAGATGACGTTTCAAGGTGATATCTGGCAAAAGCTTTCCAAACTCGAAAAGGAGAGCTGCCGTCTGAAGAAACGAGGGCAAATGTCTGTAAACGAGTATCTTAACGAGCTGGAGGGAAAACAGAGTCAACTTCGCAATGAGCAGCGTAAGAAAGGTGTATCAGCTGATATGAAAGCATTCATTACAGCCCTGACAGACAGACCAGGGGATGAGAGAAAACATTTCCTGCAGTGGATGAAATTTGGATTGGATTTCAGTTCAAGAGAAACAGTCTCTGCTTTACGAGAGAAGTACAAAGCCATATATGAGAAATCTCAGGACGAGTCCACAGACCAGAGAGGAGCCGCAGCAACTTGGAAACAACTGCAAGAACTAGATAGGCAAATAAGCAGCAGCTCCCTTGGATTGGAGCATTTCATGCGAGAAATTGGACTGATCTACGAAATGTTGATCAACCAGAATAATCAGACTGAGGAAGAGGAAGGCATTGTGCAACAGTTACCCAGCATTGCCGCCGATCTGATGTTGGACGGGTTCCCGCTGGAACTTATCGATGGAGATGTTTCCAACATACCTTTACAATGGGTCACTGCTGTACTGAAGAAAGTTGAACACAAGGTGGGCAGGGAGACTCGTGTGTTTGTGCTAACTGTGCTGGGCGTGCAGAGTACGGGCAAGTCCACGCTTCTGAACACCATGTTCGGTTTACAGTTTGCTGTGAGCAGTGGCCGGTGCACCCGCGGGGCCTTCATGCAGCTCATTAAGATTACAGGAGAGCTGCAGACGGAGCTGGGCTGTGGGTACATCATGGTGATCGACACCGAGGGGCTGAAAGCACCAGAACTAACCAACATTGACGGCAGCTATGAACATGACAACGAGCTCGCCACCCTGGTGATTGGGTTGAGCGATGTAACCTTGGTAAATATGGCCATGGAAAACTCCACGGAGATGAAGGACGTGCTACAGATAGCGGTCCATGCATTTATACGAATGAAAGAAGTGGGGAAAAGGCCGGTTTGTTACTTTGTCCACCAGAATGTGAGCGATGTGTCTGCCCATGACCAGAATATGAGAGGTCGCAAACATCTGCTGGAACAGCTGGATATCATGACACGTGCAGCAGCTAAAATGGAAAAACAAGATCGCCGCTTCGCCAAGTTCTCTGATGTGTTGGACTACGATGCAAAGGAGAATAACTGGAACATCCCAGGCCTGTGGCACGGGAATCCGCCCATGGCAGCAGTCAATCCCGGCTACAGCCAGAAGGTGTTTGAGCTGAAAAAAATGCTCATCAAATATTTGACAAACCACCAAAACAAACGCAAATTTTCAACCATCTCCGAGTTTATCGAGTGGACTAAATCTCTGTGGAAAGCGGTGAAATATGAAAATTTTATCTTCAGTTTTCGGAACAGTCTGGTAGCTGAAGCTTACAAAGAACTTTCTGTCAAGTACACCGACCTGGAATGGGAACTGCGGAGAGAGATACATTCTTTCGTGGAAATGGCAGAGAACAAAATTTTTAATGCCAAAGATGATCCAGAAAGTGTAGCTCAAAGTTTGAAAAGAGACCGGGTTTTATTCCTTgaagaaaagaaacaaaaaactCTCCAAGAATTGGAGGACTATTTTTCCACCGGCAATAACGCAAACCTTGTTGAAAAATACCGGTCCGATTTTGTTTCCAGCATTGAGTCTGTGATCATTGAACGTGCGATTTATGTTAACAGCAAGAGTGACGAGGCAGTGCAGAGGTGGAGAGGTATGCAGAAGCTGAATGATATTAAGGCCAGCTATCAGAGtcggattgaagaacaggttaatgAACTTCTGCAAAAGTGCAGACAAgagaaaaaaggcatggatgacacCAAGCTTCGGGCAGTGTTTGAGAGTATGTGGGACGGGACACTTTCAACATTAACACATGGACCACGTAAGACCATTAACATTGCGGGTGACATGGAAACCAGTCTGATGCAGAACATGCCCGCACATGGCCGTTTACTCCATGAGAAACTTGCTCGGAAAAATCTCCAAGTGGAAAGGATAGAATTCCGAGTTAATAAAAATCACATTGATATGAACCCAGATGATGGAGAGAAACAGATTTTCAGTTTCACAAATATGGTCCGTAATTTCTTCCAACAAACTTCCAATGACCTGCAACGAGCGCAACAGCGAGTGCAGTGGTGGATGCATGAATGCAGGGAGCATGTGGAACAGATTGCGCGGAAAAATCACGACTATGATTCCACTTATTTTGGAGAACTTCTGAGATTAGTCGATGGGAAAATTCAAGAACATGAGAATGAGGAATTCACTTTCAATGAAAATTTCAGAGCAGAGTTCAGCATTCACATTTGCTCCTTGGCCACAGAGAGATTTCAGGTGATGCAGGACAGGTTCTGGAAGAAAAACGATGCGCTACAGCTGCTGCAACACGAGAAAGAAAGTTACTATAAAAGCTTTAAGAATATCTACCAGGAAAAGGACCAAACTAAACAAGGAGCGGAGTCATTCTGTAAATCCTGTTTGGAACCAGCTTTGCTGAATGCGGTTAACAAGAAGCTGGGGCCAGAGATTGTACAGCATGTCAGGTACCAAGGCAAAGGCGGGAAATTCAAGTTTCGAAAGAACTTCCAAGTGGCTCTTATGTTGCATTTGAAGGAAGTGGACAATTTTGAGGAATATTACCGGTACATCCAAAGGACAGTACCATTTGAGCAGGCATGGCTGAGAAAGCAGGTCACACAGTACTGTGAAGCCCCAAGTGGAGAACGACCCCTGTTGTGCTCTCTTGCCCTGGACATCCTGAAAAGGTTTATCATTCTGGTCAAGGAAACTATCAACGGTGTAACGACCCAGACTAATGAGGCTGCAGTGCGCTGTGTTATTCGGGCattgaaagaaaaacttggatcagAGATTCAGATACCAGGAGTCCAGCTGGCGGCCATTACTTTCAGATCTACTAATATTAACCTTGAGCATTTCACTCGAGAACTCGCCAGTTTTGTCTGCAAAGTAGAAGATAGCCTCACTGAACATATTAATAGCTGGGGAAGTGATATTGGCGCAAAGATCAAAACGTTGTCCATAGACCCGGCCACTGAGCTGTACACGATGTTATCTGGCTGTGGGGCACGCTGTCCCTTCTGTGGTGTTCTGTGTGATTGCACAAACGCCACACATTCACAGCACAGTGCTGAATATCACCGCCCTGAGGGTCTCGCCGGCTACCATGAGATCACGAGTAGGAAACTAGTAACCGAGAATTGTACCCGGCTGGTTGCGAGTGATTCCACGTTCCGAAACAAAGACACGAATGGAGAATTCTGGCCCTACAAGAACTACAGAGACCTCGGCGAGCGGTACAGTTGCTGGAACATCACTGCCGATACTACCATCGAGACATCTGCCTTCTGGAAGTGGGTCTTTTACAAATACAATCAACAGTTTGCTCAGAAATACACTGTGAAACCGGCAAATCCCATCATTAGCTGGGATTTGTCCTGGGATAAGATTAGAGAAGACATCGAAGATAAATACAATGTGAAGATCGATGAATTTTATTAG